The Hemibagrus wyckioides isolate EC202008001 linkage group LG15, SWU_Hwy_1.0, whole genome shotgun sequence genome window below encodes:
- the syap1 gene encoding synapse-associated protein 1, with protein MFKSWGTWLGIESIPGQKIDEIQAEETRGSDKDAENSEVNKQECGDKNTEKNGENQAILQQAKGLSGYILNFASSATKKITESVTETASTIKKTVEEGNIDSILDKTILGDFQKEQERFVQEKHAKKTDAAVPPWVGYSEEETIQQQILALSADKRNFLRDPPAGVQFHFDVEQMYPIALVMLQEDELLNRMRFDLVPKQVKEEVFWRNYFYRVSLIKQSAQLTALAAQQQAAERREDDKNGADPQNESSSESRRPKTPPTTINAKPKSNEHHEEEEISTSPGVSEFVSDAFDSCNINREDLRKEMEQLVLDKKNEEEDTSEWERELQRELQEYEVVAEADNRDENWDREIEEMLQAD; from the exons ATGTTTAAAAGCTGGGGTACGTGGCTCGGAATCGAGTCCATACCCGGACAAAAAATAGACGAAATCCAAGCGGAGGAAACACGCGGAAGTGACAAGGACGCGGAAAATAGTGAAGTAAACAAACAAGAGTGCGGCGACAAGAACACCgagaaaaatggagaaaacCAGGCGATCCTACAGCAAGCTAAAGGCCTGAGTG GATACATTCTGAACTTTGCCAGCAGTGCGACAAAGAAGATCACAGAGTCGGTGACAGAAACAGCGAGCACCATCAAGAAGACCGTGGAGGAAGGAAACATCGACAGTATCCTCGACAAG ACCATTTTGGGAGATTTCCAAAAGGAACAGGAAAGGTTTGTTCAGGAGAAACATGCTAAGAAAACAG atgcaGCGGTGCCTCCATGGGTGGGCTACAGCGAGGAGGAGACCATTCAGCAGCAGATCTTGGCTTTATCTGCT GACAAGAGGAACTTCCTCCGCGACCCTCCAGCTGGTGTGCAGTTCCACTTTGACGTAGAGCAGATGTATCCCATCGCTCTGGTCATGCTGCAGGAAGACGAGCTTCTCAATAGGATGCGCTTCGACCTGGTTCCAAAACA agtaaaAGAGGAGGTGTTCTGGAGGAACTATTTCTACCGGGTGTCTCTAATCAAGCAGTCTGCTCAGCTCACGGCGCTGGCGGCACAGCAGCAGGCtgcggagaggagagaggacGACAAGAACGGAGCCGATCCACAGAACGAGAGCTCATCAG aatcCAGAAGACCAAAAACACCACCTACAACAATCAACGCCAAGCCAAAGTCCAACGAG CATCATGAAGAGGAGGAGATCTCGACCAGCCCGGGAGTATCAGAGTTCGTAAGTGACGCGTTTGACTCATGTAACATCAATCGGGAGGATTTGAGGAAGGAAATGGAGCAGCTGGTGCTGGATAAGAAAAATGAGGAAG AAGACACATCGGAGTGGGAGCGAGAGCTGCAGCGGGAGTTACAGGAGTATGAGGTAGTAGCTGAAGCGGACAACCGAGACGAAAACTGGGACCGTGAGATCGAAGAGATGTTGCAGGCTGACTAG
- the fbxl5 gene encoding F-box/LRR-repeat protein 5 isoform X2, whose protein sequence is MVATLNTGSCCGSSECEQLNYARQLKERLEAFTQDFLPHMKEEEEVFQPMLMKYFTYDELKAIKRQVIAQHYSQQQWDTAAEVLKGLNLWSQAEELHKAFKYSDHEKTEDECDSHASTHISALPQEVLVRLFRYLGPEDLCRCSQVCRTWAEVVKTGSLWRHLYPVRWARGDYYRGPPGEPDQDPDEDWVQNLQEEGRAYQEWDEDADVDESEEACEDSLAISAVHKEKKLLNGMIQNLLPEVGSSVRTLSLAYSAAVSSKMVRQILSLCPNLIHLDLTQTDVTDSAFESWAELGACRTLEHLDLSGCEKITDYTLKNLTLGLGDLTTPRFSKNSPDCKNKLLKTPPSAIKLLDQHSRYSLGRARTALVFKWRPGGRSMSCSPVWVLDPVELADIEDAADWARRGGLAAGNSEGHSSILGVQVQTGGRSCCCRRSMKRSFRTDIGSAYLQQLYGTLGEMQCGHSACCGSDATLRTVKGAQCEPQATGGSTELWTKCPSEGKTRTEQSGACRALRFLSLSGCYQITDFGLRCLSQGGGLPLLEHLNLSGCLFITEVGLHELVSVCPSLKDEHFYYCDNINGPHADKASGCQNLQCGFRVCCRSGE, encoded by the exons ATGGTGGCAACATTGAACACTGGGTCATGCTGTGGTTCA AGCGAGTGTGAACAGCTGAACTACGCCCGGCAGCTGAAAGAACGGCTCGAGGCTTTCACCCAGGACTTCCTTCCTCACAtgaaggaagaagaggag GTGTTTCAGCCCATGCTGATGAAGTACTTCACCTATGATGAGCTGAAGGCCATAAAGAGACAGGTGATAGCGCAGCACTACAGCCAGCAGCAGTGGGATACGGCCGCCGAGGTTCTGAAGGGCTTAAACCTGTGGAGTCAGGCCGAGGAGCTACACAAGGCCTTCAAATACTCCGACCACGAGAAGACTGAGGACG AATGTGACAGTCACGCAAGCACACACATCTCAGCACTGCCGCAGGAGGTCTTGGTGCGGCTGTTCCGTTACCTGGGCCCGGAGGACCTGTGCCGCTGCAGTCAAGTGTGCCGTACCTGGGCAGAGGTGGTTAAAACAGGCTCGCTCTGGAGACACCTGTACCCTGTCCGTTGGGCCAGAG GCGATTATTACCGTGGTCCTCCAGGTGAGCCGGACCAGGATCCTGATGAAGATTGGGTGCAGAACCTGCAGGAGGAAGGACGAGCCTATCAGGAGTGGGACGAGGATGCAGATGTCGATGAATCGG AGGAAGCATGCGAGGACTCGCTGGCCATCAGTGCAGTGCACAAAGAAAAGAAGTTGCTGAACGGAATGATCCAGAACCTTCTCCCAGAGGTGGGGTCATCAGTTCGTACCCTCAGCCTGGCTTACAGTGCTGCCGTCTCCAGCAAAATG gtgCGCCAGATCCTTAGTCTTTGCCCAAATCTCATACACTTGGATCTCACTCAGACTGATGTTACTGATTCAGCTTTTGAAAG TTGGGCAGAGTTGGGGGCTTGTCGCACACTCGAGCATTTGGACCTGTCGGGCTGTGAGAAGATCACAGACTACACGCTGAAGAATTTGACCCTGGGTTTAGGCGATCTGACCACGCCCAGGTTTTCAAAGAATAGCCCCGATTGCAAAAACAAGCTTTTGAAGACCCCGCCGTCTGCCATCAAACTTCTAGACCAGCACTCCAGGTATTCTCTAGGACGTGCACGCACAGCTCTCGTCTTCAAGTGGAGGCCCGGTGGGCGGAGCATGAGCTGCAGCCCCGTTTGGGTTCTGGATCCAGTCGAGCTCGCCGACATCGAGGACGCAGCCGATTGGGCTAGAAGAGGAGGCTTGGCAGCTGGAAACAGCGAGGGGCATAGTAGTATTTTAGGGGTGCAGGTGCAGACAGGAGGCAGGTCGTGCTGCTGTAGGAGGAGCATGAAGCGGAGCTTTAGGACTGACATTGGCTCCGCCTATTTGCAGCAGCTGTATGGCACTCTGGGGGAAATGCAGTGTGGTCACTCCGCATGCTGTGGCTCAGACGCCACTTTAAGGACAGTGAAAGGAGCGCAGTGTGAGCCTCAAGCCACAGGGGGCAGCACTGAGCTTTGGACTAAATGCCCTTCTGAGGGCAAGACAAGGACTGAACAGTCAGGAGCCTGCAGAGCTCTGAGGTTCCTCAGCCTGTCAGGATGCTATCAGATCACAGACTTCGGCCTGAG gtgtctCTCTCAGGGAGGAGGCCTTCCTCTGCTGGAGCATCTGAACCTCTCCGGCTGTCTGTTCATCACTGAAGTGGGATTGCATGAGCTGGTGTCTGTGTGTCCCTCGCTCAAAGATGAACACTTCTACTACTGTGATAACATCaacg
- the fbxl5 gene encoding F-box/LRR-repeat protein 5 isoform X1, whose amino-acid sequence MAPFPDEVDVFTGPHWRMKQLVGLYCDKLSKTNFSNNNDFRAFLQTLCATFKEFKIHEQIENEYIIELLQQRSRTTYNVHSDNKLSEMLSLFEKGLRNVKSECEQLNYARQLKERLEAFTQDFLPHMKEEEEVFQPMLMKYFTYDELKAIKRQVIAQHYSQQQWDTAAEVLKGLNLWSQAEELHKAFKYSDHEKTEDECDSHASTHISALPQEVLVRLFRYLGPEDLCRCSQVCRTWAEVVKTGSLWRHLYPVRWARGDYYRGPPGEPDQDPDEDWVQNLQEEGRAYQEWDEDADVDESEEACEDSLAISAVHKEKKLLNGMIQNLLPEVGSSVRTLSLAYSAAVSSKMVRQILSLCPNLIHLDLTQTDVTDSAFESWAELGACRTLEHLDLSGCEKITDYTLKNLTLGLGDLTTPRFSKNSPDCKNKLLKTPPSAIKLLDQHSRYSLGRARTALVFKWRPGGRSMSCSPVWVLDPVELADIEDAADWARRGGLAAGNSEGHSSILGVQVQTGGRSCCCRRSMKRSFRTDIGSAYLQQLYGTLGEMQCGHSACCGSDATLRTVKGAQCEPQATGGSTELWTKCPSEGKTRTEQSGACRALRFLSLSGCYQITDFGLRCLSQGGGLPLLEHLNLSGCLFITEVGLHELVSVCPSLKDEHFYYCDNINGPHADKASGCQNLQCGFRVCCRSGE is encoded by the exons ATGGCTCCTTTTCCCGACGAGGTGGACGTGTTCACCGGGCCGCACTGGCGAATGAAGCAGCTGGTCGGCCTTTATTGCGATAAG CTGTCGAAGACAAACTTCTCCAACAACAATGACTTCCGCGCGTTCCTCCAGACGCTCTGCGCCACCTTCAAGGAGTTCAAGATCCACGAGCAGATCGAGAACGAGTACATCATCGAGCTGCTGCAGCAGCGCAGCCGCACCACCTACAACGTGCACTCTGACAACAAGCTCTCCGAGATGCTGTCGCTCTTTGAAAAAGGCCTCAGGAATGtcaag AGCGAGTGTGAACAGCTGAACTACGCCCGGCAGCTGAAAGAACGGCTCGAGGCTTTCACCCAGGACTTCCTTCCTCACAtgaaggaagaagaggag GTGTTTCAGCCCATGCTGATGAAGTACTTCACCTATGATGAGCTGAAGGCCATAAAGAGACAGGTGATAGCGCAGCACTACAGCCAGCAGCAGTGGGATACGGCCGCCGAGGTTCTGAAGGGCTTAAACCTGTGGAGTCAGGCCGAGGAGCTACACAAGGCCTTCAAATACTCCGACCACGAGAAGACTGAGGACG AATGTGACAGTCACGCAAGCACACACATCTCAGCACTGCCGCAGGAGGTCTTGGTGCGGCTGTTCCGTTACCTGGGCCCGGAGGACCTGTGCCGCTGCAGTCAAGTGTGCCGTACCTGGGCAGAGGTGGTTAAAACAGGCTCGCTCTGGAGACACCTGTACCCTGTCCGTTGGGCCAGAG GCGATTATTACCGTGGTCCTCCAGGTGAGCCGGACCAGGATCCTGATGAAGATTGGGTGCAGAACCTGCAGGAGGAAGGACGAGCCTATCAGGAGTGGGACGAGGATGCAGATGTCGATGAATCGG AGGAAGCATGCGAGGACTCGCTGGCCATCAGTGCAGTGCACAAAGAAAAGAAGTTGCTGAACGGAATGATCCAGAACCTTCTCCCAGAGGTGGGGTCATCAGTTCGTACCCTCAGCCTGGCTTACAGTGCTGCCGTCTCCAGCAAAATG gtgCGCCAGATCCTTAGTCTTTGCCCAAATCTCATACACTTGGATCTCACTCAGACTGATGTTACTGATTCAGCTTTTGAAAG TTGGGCAGAGTTGGGGGCTTGTCGCACACTCGAGCATTTGGACCTGTCGGGCTGTGAGAAGATCACAGACTACACGCTGAAGAATTTGACCCTGGGTTTAGGCGATCTGACCACGCCCAGGTTTTCAAAGAATAGCCCCGATTGCAAAAACAAGCTTTTGAAGACCCCGCCGTCTGCCATCAAACTTCTAGACCAGCACTCCAGGTATTCTCTAGGACGTGCACGCACAGCTCTCGTCTTCAAGTGGAGGCCCGGTGGGCGGAGCATGAGCTGCAGCCCCGTTTGGGTTCTGGATCCAGTCGAGCTCGCCGACATCGAGGACGCAGCCGATTGGGCTAGAAGAGGAGGCTTGGCAGCTGGAAACAGCGAGGGGCATAGTAGTATTTTAGGGGTGCAGGTGCAGACAGGAGGCAGGTCGTGCTGCTGTAGGAGGAGCATGAAGCGGAGCTTTAGGACTGACATTGGCTCCGCCTATTTGCAGCAGCTGTATGGCACTCTGGGGGAAATGCAGTGTGGTCACTCCGCATGCTGTGGCTCAGACGCCACTTTAAGGACAGTGAAAGGAGCGCAGTGTGAGCCTCAAGCCACAGGGGGCAGCACTGAGCTTTGGACTAAATGCCCTTCTGAGGGCAAGACAAGGACTGAACAGTCAGGAGCCTGCAGAGCTCTGAGGTTCCTCAGCCTGTCAGGATGCTATCAGATCACAGACTTCGGCCTGAG gtgtctCTCTCAGGGAGGAGGCCTTCCTCTGCTGGAGCATCTGAACCTCTCCGGCTGTCTGTTCATCACTGAAGTGGGATTGCATGAGCTGGTGTCTGTGTGTCCCTCGCTCAAAGATGAACACTTCTACTACTGTGATAACATCaacg